From one Azospirillum sp. TSH100 genomic stretch:
- a CDS encoding ABC transporter ATP-binding protein translates to MAYLVLDQLTKRFGNWTAVDNVSLTVEKGELISLLGPSGCGKTTTLQMIAGFLDADGGRVMLDGQDLLAKKPNERGLGIVFQSYALFPHMTAAENVAFGLEMRRINRADRDRMVADALKLVGLAQYGDRHPRRMSGGQQQRVALARALVIKPSLLLLDEPLSNLDAKMREEMQIELRRIQRTVGTTMILVTHDQSEAMALSDRVVVMNKGRIQQVATPQEAYDHPANAFVANFLGRTNLLPGMVGGGAGGTVITVADSVWPVAQPMAAGPGALAVRPEKIGFVDAGGLSGTVLARVFQGTQWLFEIETAAGRLMVIRQHDGSPLPAERERVMVGWRPDDMAVMPADPDTASGAREAA, encoded by the coding sequence ATGGCTTATCTGGTTCTCGACCAACTGACCAAGCGCTTCGGAAACTGGACGGCGGTCGACAACGTCTCGCTGACCGTGGAGAAGGGCGAACTGATTTCACTGCTGGGGCCGTCGGGCTGCGGCAAGACCACCACCTTGCAGATGATCGCCGGCTTCCTCGACGCCGATGGCGGGCGGGTGATGCTGGACGGCCAGGACCTGCTGGCGAAGAAGCCGAACGAGCGCGGGCTCGGCATCGTCTTCCAGAGCTATGCCCTGTTCCCGCACATGACCGCCGCGGAAAACGTCGCTTTCGGGCTGGAGATGCGCAGGATCAATCGTGCCGACCGCGACCGCATGGTCGCCGACGCGCTGAAGCTGGTCGGGCTGGCGCAGTATGGCGACCGCCACCCGCGCCGGATGTCGGGCGGCCAGCAGCAGCGCGTCGCCCTGGCGCGTGCGCTGGTCATCAAGCCGAGCCTGCTGCTGCTGGACGAGCCGCTGTCGAACCTGGACGCCAAGATGCGCGAGGAGATGCAGATCGAACTGCGCCGCATCCAGCGCACCGTCGGCACCACCATGATCCTGGTCACCCACGACCAGTCGGAGGCGATGGCGCTGTCCGACCGCGTGGTGGTGATGAACAAGGGCCGCATCCAGCAGGTCGCCACCCCGCAGGAGGCCTACGACCACCCGGCCAACGCCTTCGTCGCCAACTTCCTGGGGCGCACCAACCTGCTGCCGGGCATGGTCGGCGGCGGTGCGGGCGGAACCGTCATCACGGTGGCGGACAGCGTCTGGCCGGTGGCGCAGCCGATGGCGGCCGGTCCGGGGGCGCTGGCCGTGCGGCCGGAGAAGATCGGTTTCGTCGATGCCGGGGGCCTGAGCGGCACCGTGCTGGCCCGCGTCTTCCAGGGCACGCAATGGCTGTTCGAGATCGAGACCGCCGCCGGGCGGCTGATGGTGATCCGCCAGCATGACGGCTCTCCCCTGCCGGCGGAACGCGAGCGGGTGATGGTCGGCTGGCGGCCTGACGACATGGCGGTGATGCCCGCGGATCCGGATACCGCCTCCGGCGCGCGGGAGGCGGCATGA
- a CDS encoding ABC transporter ATP-binding protein, producing the protein MAQPQLKLVGEAATQRLSGEPLIRIDGVTKTYRTRDGEVPSLRPISFDVRPGEFLVVVGPSGCGKSTLLKMLAGLLPVSSGSIRIEGDTVTEPHDDTGIVFQSPTLLAWRSVLRNIMLPVEIRRLPRERYLERAHKLVEMTGLKGFEHKYPWQLSGGMQQRAALCRALVHDPKILLMDEPFGALDAMTRERMNVELQRIQHETGKTVILITHSIPEAVFLADRVMVMSERPGTIAATYEVPLPRPRTLDVMGDPVFIQLTQTIRKHFAAQGHLD; encoded by the coding sequence ATGGCACAGCCTCAGTTGAAACTGGTGGGCGAGGCGGCGACGCAGCGCCTGTCCGGCGAGCCGCTGATCCGCATCGACGGCGTGACCAAGACCTACCGCACCCGCGACGGCGAGGTGCCGTCGCTCCGCCCCATCAGCTTCGACGTGCGGCCGGGCGAATTCCTGGTGGTGGTCGGTCCGTCGGGCTGCGGCAAGTCCACCCTGCTGAAGATGCTGGCCGGCCTGCTGCCGGTCAGCAGCGGCAGCATCCGCATCGAAGGCGACACGGTGACGGAGCCGCACGACGACACCGGCATCGTCTTCCAGAGCCCGACACTGCTGGCCTGGAGGTCGGTGCTGCGCAACATCATGCTGCCGGTGGAGATCCGCCGCCTGCCGCGGGAGCGCTATCTGGAGCGCGCCCACAAGCTGGTCGAGATGACCGGGCTGAAGGGGTTCGAGCACAAATATCCCTGGCAGCTGTCGGGCGGCATGCAGCAGCGCGCCGCCCTGTGCCGGGCGCTGGTGCACGACCCGAAGATCCTGCTGATGGACGAGCCGTTCGGCGCGCTCGACGCCATGACGCGCGAGCGGATGAATGTCGAGCTGCAACGCATCCAGCATGAGACCGGCAAGACGGTGATCCTGATCACCCACTCGATCCCCGAGGCGGTGTTCCTGGCCGACCGGGTGATGGTGATGTCGGAGCGTCCCGGCACCATCGCCGCCACCTACGAGGTTCCGCTGCCGCGCCCGCGGACGCTGGACGTCATGGGCGACCCGGTCTTCATCCAGCTGACCCAGACCATCCGCAAGCATTTCGCGGCGCAGGGGCATCTGGACTAA
- a CDS encoding ABC transporter permease encodes MNRNGPLALIFHCLFLGFLLAPILIVCAVAFTSQGYLSLPTEGLSLRWFRAIGDNPEFIRAFKDSLLLGAVSSTLAILVAVPAALAIARHQFFGREAIQALFLSPLMVPHIVLGIAFLRFFTMIGLGGTFAGLVLSHVIIILPFALRLILAASTGMDRAVENAAASLGASSWTCFRRVTLPLILPGVASGWVLAFINSFDEVTMTVFIASPETTTLPVRLFLYIQDNIDPLVAAVSAVLIFLTVAAMLVLDRVYGLERLLVGKGRD; translated from the coding sequence ATGAACCGCAACGGCCCGCTCGCGCTGATCTTCCACTGCCTGTTCCTGGGCTTCCTGCTGGCGCCGATCCTGATCGTCTGCGCCGTCGCCTTCACCTCGCAGGGCTATCTGTCGCTGCCGACCGAGGGGCTGTCGCTGCGCTGGTTCCGCGCCATCGGCGACAATCCGGAATTCATCCGCGCCTTCAAGGACAGCCTGCTGCTGGGGGCGGTGTCGTCGACGCTGGCGATCCTGGTGGCGGTGCCGGCGGCGCTGGCCATCGCGCGCCACCAGTTCTTCGGGCGCGAGGCGATCCAGGCGCTGTTCCTGTCGCCGCTGATGGTGCCGCACATCGTGCTCGGCATCGCCTTCCTGCGCTTCTTCACCATGATCGGGCTGGGCGGCACCTTCGCCGGGCTGGTGCTGAGCCATGTCATCATCATCCTGCCCTTCGCGCTGCGGCTGATCCTGGCGGCGTCCACCGGCATGGACCGGGCGGTGGAGAACGCCGCCGCGTCGCTGGGCGCGTCGTCCTGGACCTGCTTCCGCCGGGTGACGCTGCCGCTGATCCTGCCGGGTGTCGCCAGCGGCTGGGTGCTGGCCTTCATCAACAGCTTCGACGAGGTGACGATGACCGTCTTCATCGCCTCGCCGGAGACCACCACCCTGCCCGTCCGCCTGTTCCTCTACATCCAGGACAACATCGATCCGCTGGTGGCGGCGGTGTCGGCGGTGCTGATCTTCCTGACCGTGGCGGCCATGCTGGTGCTCGACCGCGTCTATGGGCTGGAACGGCTGCTGGTCGGCAAGGGCCGCGACTGA
- a CDS encoding ABC transporter permease has translation MAASTESQVQATAANPSAHAPPPRRPRRPRRWPWTPYLLSAPGLALFAVLLLVPLVMTFLLSLNSFSFYGGIENVWQLGNYADIIADSYFHEVFLRTFRIAAVVTLLCALFGAPEAYILRRMTSPWRGLCLLIVLGPLLISVVSRTLGWALLFGSTGLVNQGLMALGLIATPIEFMYTETGVIIALTHVLVPFMVLSVWASLQRLDPQVENAALSLGAGPLTVMRRVVLPQIVPGILSGSIIVFALAASAFATPAIIGGRRLKVAATLAYDEFLNTLNWPLGATVAVLLLIANAVIIVGCNRLVERRYKQVFE, from the coding sequence ATGGCGGCATCCACCGAAAGCCAAGTGCAGGCGACTGCCGCAAATCCCTCCGCCCACGCACCGCCGCCGCGCCGGCCGCGCCGGCCGCGCCGCTGGCCCTGGACGCCTTATCTGCTGAGCGCGCCGGGGCTGGCCCTGTTCGCGGTGCTGCTGCTGGTGCCGCTGGTCATGACCTTCCTGCTGTCGCTGAACAGCTTCAGCTTCTATGGCGGCATCGAGAATGTCTGGCAGCTCGGCAACTATGCCGACATCATCGCCGACAGCTATTTCCACGAGGTCTTCCTGCGCACCTTCCGCATCGCCGCGGTGGTGACGCTGCTGTGCGCGCTGTTCGGCGCACCGGAGGCCTACATCCTGCGCCGGATGACGTCGCCGTGGCGGGGCCTGTGCCTGCTGATCGTGCTGGGGCCGCTGCTGATCTCGGTGGTGTCGCGCACGCTGGGCTGGGCGCTGCTGTTCGGTTCGACCGGGCTGGTCAACCAGGGGCTGATGGCGCTGGGGCTGATCGCGACGCCCATCGAGTTCATGTACACCGAGACCGGCGTCATCATCGCGCTGACCCATGTGCTGGTGCCCTTCATGGTGCTGTCGGTCTGGGCCTCGCTCCAGCGGCTCGACCCGCAGGTGGAGAATGCGGCGCTGTCGCTGGGCGCCGGGCCGCTGACGGTGATGCGCCGGGTGGTGCTGCCGCAGATCGTGCCGGGCATCCTGTCGGGGTCGATCATCGTCTTCGCGCTGGCGGCCAGCGCCTTCGCCACCCCGGCGATCATCGGCGGGCGGCGGCTGAAGGTGGCGGCGACGCTGGCCTATGACGAGTTCCTGAACACGCTGAACTGGCCCTTGGGCGCCACGGTGGCGGTGCTGCTGCTGATCGCCAACGCCGTCATCATCGTCGGCTGCAACCGGCTGGTCGAACGTCGCTACAAACAGGTGTTCGAATGA
- a CDS encoding LysR substrate-binding domain-containing protein gives MINPRQIEAFRAVMLTGGITAAAELLNISQPAVSRLIGDLQYALKLTLFERRGPRIAPTSEAISLYQVVDRAFVGLELIEQTARDLTARRSGALRVAAMPALGVGFLPRYVARFLSDRPRVDIALRGSTSPIILDWVATGQCELGFAHTPIDHAAVLTEKIHGIPAVAILPSSHPLAARDVLAPKDFEGESFISTSPPALLRSRIDTIFADHDVSRLMRVETQLTMNACAMVAAGYGVSIVDPFTAQDYVPHGLVVRPFEPRIGFDIAILRSAQVPLSMIAEDFLAGFLEEATRFRDNFFDIGGTGNGGELVRGTEL, from the coding sequence ATGATCAATCCGCGCCAGATCGAGGCCTTCCGCGCCGTCATGCTGACCGGCGGCATCACCGCGGCGGCCGAGCTGCTGAACATCTCGCAGCCGGCGGTGAGCCGGCTGATCGGCGACCTGCAATATGCGCTGAAGCTGACCCTGTTTGAACGGCGCGGCCCCCGCATCGCGCCGACCAGCGAGGCGATCTCGCTGTATCAGGTGGTCGACCGCGCCTTCGTCGGGCTGGAGCTGATCGAGCAGACGGCGCGCGACCTGACCGCAAGGCGCAGCGGGGCGTTGCGGGTGGCGGCGATGCCGGCGCTGGGCGTGGGGTTCCTGCCGCGCTACGTCGCGCGCTTCCTCAGCGACCGGCCGCGGGTGGACATCGCGCTGCGCGGCAGCACCTCGCCGATCATCCTGGACTGGGTGGCGACCGGCCAGTGCGAGCTTGGATTCGCCCACACCCCCATCGACCATGCCGCGGTGCTGACCGAGAAGATCCACGGGATTCCCGCCGTCGCCATCCTGCCGTCCAGCCATCCGCTGGCCGCCAGGGACGTGCTGGCACCGAAGGACTTCGAGGGGGAGAGCTTCATCTCCACCAGCCCGCCGGCCCTGCTGCGCTCCCGCATCGACACCATCTTCGCCGATCATGACGTGTCGCGGCTGATGCGGGTGGAAACCCAGCTGACGATGAACGCCTGCGCCATGGTGGCGGCCGGCTATGGGGTGTCGATCGTCGATCCCTTCACCGCCCAGGATTATGTCCCGCACGGGCTGGTCGTCCGGCCGTTCGAGCCGCGCATCGGCTTCGACATCGCCATCCTGCGCTCGGCGCAGGTGCCGCTGTCGATGATCGCCGAGGATTTCCTGGCCGGCTTCCTGGAGGAGGCGACCCGCTTCCGCGACAATTTTTTCGACATCGGGGGCACTGGAAATGGCGGCGAACTCGTTCGCGGCACGGAATTATAA
- a CDS encoding ABC transporter substrate-binding protein, which produces MRSVMCGLMATAALWCGMAAVQTAEAQEKTLYVAAYGGSFEQTMRKDIIPAFEKANGVKVEYVAGNSTDNLAKLQAQKGNQQIDVVILDDGPMYQAVALNFCADLEKAPVYDQLYDLARMPSGKAINFGAVGTGILYNKAYFDENKIPAPTSWKDIEDPRFKKKLAVPPINNSYGLHALVMMARLNGGGETNIEPGFKEFKDKINPNVLAYEPSPGKMTELFQSNQAVIAVWGSGRAKALADTGFPATFVYPKEGGIVLGSAACQVAGSKNAPEAQKFIQHMLGVEAQTALAVSAGFGPVNKTVELPAEKQAGIPYGPEQVGKLLVVDWDTINKNREVWNKRWTREIER; this is translated from the coding sequence ATGCGCTCCGTGATGTGCGGGTTGATGGCGACGGCGGCCCTGTGGTGCGGCATGGCCGCGGTCCAGACGGCAGAGGCACAGGAAAAGACGCTTTATGTCGCCGCCTATGGCGGCTCCTTCGAGCAGACCATGCGCAAGGACATCATCCCGGCCTTCGAGAAGGCCAACGGGGTGAAGGTCGAATATGTCGCCGGCAACTCCACCGACAACCTCGCCAAGTTGCAGGCCCAGAAGGGCAACCAGCAGATCGACGTCGTCATCCTCGACGACGGCCCGATGTATCAGGCGGTGGCGCTGAACTTCTGCGCCGATCTGGAGAAGGCGCCGGTCTACGACCAGCTCTATGATCTGGCGAGGATGCCGTCGGGCAAGGCGATCAATTTCGGCGCGGTCGGCACCGGCATCCTCTACAACAAGGCGTATTTCGACGAGAACAAGATCCCGGCCCCGACCTCGTGGAAGGATATCGAGGATCCGCGCTTCAAGAAGAAGCTGGCGGTCCCGCCGATCAACAACAGCTACGGCCTGCACGCGCTGGTGATGATGGCCCGGCTGAACGGCGGCGGCGAGACCAACATCGAGCCGGGCTTCAAGGAGTTCAAGGACAAGATCAACCCGAACGTGCTGGCCTATGAGCCTTCACCGGGCAAGATGACCGAGCTGTTCCAGAGCAACCAGGCCGTCATCGCCGTCTGGGGCTCGGGCCGCGCCAAGGCCCTGGCCGACACCGGCTTCCCCGCCACCTTCGTCTATCCCAAGGAAGGCGGCATCGTGCTGGGCTCCGCCGCCTGCCAGGTCGCCGGCAGCAAGAATGCGCCCGAAGCGCAGAAGTTCATCCAGCACATGCTGGGGGTCGAGGCGCAGACGGCGCTGGCCGTCAGCGCCGGCTTCGGCCCGGTGAACAAGACGGTCGAGCTGCCCGCCGAGAAGCAGGCCGGCATCCCCTATGGTCCGGAACAGGTCGGCAAGCTGCTGGTGGTGGACTGGGACACCATCAACAAGAACCGCGAGGTCTGGAACAAGCGCTGGACCCGCGAGATCGAGCGCTGA
- a CDS encoding FAD-binding oxidoreductase: MTQPSRGGEYDVAVIGGGLVGSALAWGLARAGQKVAMLDEGDIAVRPSRGNFALVWVQGKGLGMPEYAGWTKQSSDDWSGFADLLYQQTGLDVAYRRPGGFMPMLSEEDLQARANTMMRLHNQPDMIRYPYEVMDRETLRKELPFIGPDVVGGTYCPLDGHCNSLRLLRTLHKGIGLLGVDYRPNHRVESIEHRDGGFRMTTANGEVRAGKIVLAAGHDSARLAPMVGLSAPVRPQRGHVIVTEKTAPFLHHPTVYVRQTDEGGVMIGDSFEEAGFDTTLQPGVSSAIAARAIRFFPLLGKLNVVRSWAALRVLTPDGFPIYEESKTAPGAFVATCHSGVTLAANHALTLAPLIAAGGLGDRFAPFSARRFHVPQAA; this comes from the coding sequence ATGACGCAGCCCAGTCGGGGCGGAGAATACGACGTCGCCGTGATCGGCGGCGGGCTGGTCGGATCGGCGCTGGCCTGGGGCCTTGCCCGCGCCGGCCAGAAAGTCGCCATGCTGGACGAGGGCGACATCGCCGTGCGCCCGTCGCGCGGCAATTTCGCCCTGGTCTGGGTGCAGGGCAAGGGCCTAGGCATGCCGGAATATGCCGGCTGGACCAAACAGTCCTCCGACGACTGGAGCGGCTTCGCCGATTTGCTGTACCAGCAGACCGGGCTGGACGTCGCCTACCGCCGTCCCGGCGGCTTCATGCCGATGCTGTCGGAAGAGGATTTGCAGGCCCGCGCCAACACCATGATGCGGCTGCACAACCAGCCCGACATGATCCGTTACCCCTACGAGGTGATGGACCGCGAGACCCTGCGCAAGGAACTGCCCTTCATCGGGCCGGATGTGGTCGGCGGCACCTATTGTCCGCTGGACGGCCACTGCAACTCGCTGCGGCTGCTGCGCACCCTGCACAAGGGCATCGGCCTGCTGGGCGTCGATTACCGGCCCAACCACCGGGTGGAGAGCATCGAGCATCGCGACGGCGGCTTCCGCATGACCACAGCCAATGGCGAGGTCCGCGCCGGTAAGATCGTGCTGGCCGCCGGCCATGACAGCGCCCGGCTGGCGCCGATGGTCGGGCTGTCGGCCCCCGTCCGTCCCCAGCGCGGCCACGTCATCGTCACCGAGAAGACCGCGCCCTTCCTGCACCACCCCACCGTCTATGTCCGCCAGACCGACGAGGGCGGGGTGATGATCGGCGACAGCTTCGAGGAGGCCGGCTTCGACACCACCCTCCAGCCCGGCGTCTCGTCGGCCATCGCTGCGCGCGCCATCCGTTTCTTCCCGCTGCTGGGCAAGCTGAACGTGGTGCGGAGCTGGGCGGCGCTGCGCGTGCTGACGCCGGACGGCTTTCCGATCTACGAGGAATCGAAGACGGCGCCCGGCGCCTTCGTCGCCACCTGCCACAGCGGCGTGACCCTCGCCGCCAACCATGCGCTGACGCTGGCGCCGCTGATCGCGGCCGGCGGCCTCGGCGACCGTTTTGCGCCCTTCAGCGCCCGGAGGTTCCATGTTCCGCAGGCTGCCTGA
- a CDS encoding ABC transporter permease, with protein sequence MEPRSRSGAALRLLNSDWVRPILLMVILLVLWDLSVRLFGVPAYLVPKPGDVVLAMIDEWPRLLAESVPTFTATLGGFALSVLFGIPIAMLIAGSRVVEAYVYPLLVFSQSIPKVAIAPLFVVWFGFGLMPKVIAAFLLGFFPVVVSAVQGFKSVDGEMMDLARSMKASRLQTFQMVSLPHALPAIFAGLKVSITLAVVGAVVGEFVGSNSGIGFVLQRSIGNFELPLMFAALTVLALMGVVLFWVIDVVERFAIPWHASQRNKAGFGA encoded by the coding sequence ATGGAACCCCGCTCTCGCTCGGGCGCAGCGTTGCGCCTGCTCAATTCCGACTGGGTCCGCCCCATCCTGCTGATGGTCATCCTGCTGGTTCTGTGGGATCTGTCGGTCCGGCTGTTCGGCGTCCCGGCCTATCTCGTGCCGAAGCCCGGTGACGTCGTGCTGGCGATGATCGACGAATGGCCGCGCCTGCTGGCCGAATCCGTCCCGACCTTCACGGCGACGCTCGGCGGCTTCGCGCTGTCGGTGCTGTTCGGCATCCCGATCGCGATGCTGATCGCCGGATCGCGCGTGGTCGAGGCCTATGTCTACCCGCTGCTGGTCTTCTCGCAGTCGATCCCCAAGGTCGCCATCGCGCCGCTGTTCGTGGTGTGGTTCGGCTTCGGCCTGATGCCGAAGGTGATCGCCGCCTTCCTGCTGGGCTTCTTCCCGGTCGTGGTGTCGGCGGTGCAGGGCTTCAAGTCGGTCGACGGCGAGATGATGGATCTCGCCCGCTCGATGAAGGCGTCGCGGCTCCAGACCTTCCAGATGGTCAGCCTGCCGCATGCGCTGCCGGCGATCTTCGCCGGGCTGAAGGTCTCGATCACGCTGGCCGTGGTGGGCGCGGTGGTCGGCGAATTCGTCGGCTCCAACTCCGGCATCGGCTTCGTCCTGCAACGCTCCATCGGCAATTTCGAGCTGCCGCTGATGTTCGCGGCGCTGACCGTGCTGGCGCTGATGGGCGTCGTGCTGTTCTGGGTCATCGACGTGGTCGAGCGCTTCGCCATTCCCTGGCACGCCAGCCAGCGCAACAAGGCCGGCTTCGGCGCCTGA
- a CDS encoding (2Fe-2S)-binding protein, translating to MFRRLPEIETAPNAAAQAVAFTIDGRPASARAGDSVAAALLANGVTACRNTPVSGAARGPYCMMGVCFDCLVTIDGTGNRQGCQVRVAPGMAVETQNGKREVER from the coding sequence ATGTTCCGCAGGCTGCCTGAGATCGAAACCGCCCCCAACGCCGCTGCCCAAGCGGTTGCCTTCACTATCGACGGCCGTCCGGCCAGCGCGCGGGCCGGCGACAGCGTCGCCGCCGCCCTGCTGGCGAACGGCGTCACCGCCTGCCGCAACACGCCGGTCAGCGGGGCGGCGCGCGGTCCCTACTGCATGATGGGCGTCTGCTTCGACTGCCTCGTCACCATCGACGGGACCGGCAACCGCCAGGGCTGTCAGGTGCGCGTGGCTCCCGGCATGGCGGTGGAAACCCAGAACGGCAAGCGCGAGGTGGAACGATGA
- a CDS encoding ABC transporter substrate-binding protein, with translation MKKAIVAALCAFAASTAISTLPAQAADKVTLMLNWYVYGEHAPFYYGKDKGLYEAEGIDLEIQEGRGSAVTTQLVASKGVTFGYVDVPTMIKAAMKGAPVTSPGVLLQTSPMSAMGFTEKNIRKPEDIRNRIVAMTPGDSMSQIWPLFLKKTGLKERDFEVVSGDAQTKLNAVINGQADLLLGYVMDQSMKIKDATGKSVTPIRFADYGVNMVSSGIIANTDTLKSNPDLVRRFMAATTRAVEEAEKAPKEAAAAILKANPKGGKPDTLQEGFELTIPLYRTKETEKLRPFQVTDANMKETVDLLVEYGGLDASAKENPKRFYSRDFLPPDPAAAAVNAAAK, from the coding sequence ATGAAGAAAGCCATCGTCGCAGCACTCTGCGCCTTCGCCGCCTCCACCGCCATCTCCACCTTGCCGGCGCAGGCCGCCGACAAGGTGACGCTGATGCTGAACTGGTACGTCTATGGCGAGCACGCGCCCTTCTATTACGGCAAGGACAAGGGGCTCTACGAGGCCGAGGGCATCGACCTGGAAATCCAGGAGGGACGCGGGTCGGCGGTGACGACGCAGCTGGTCGCCAGCAAGGGCGTCACCTTCGGCTATGTCGACGTGCCGACCATGATCAAGGCCGCCATGAAGGGCGCGCCGGTGACCTCGCCGGGCGTGCTGTTGCAGACCAGCCCGATGTCGGCGATGGGCTTCACCGAGAAGAACATCCGCAAGCCGGAGGACATCAGGAACCGCATCGTCGCCATGACGCCGGGCGACAGCATGTCCCAGATCTGGCCGCTGTTCCTGAAGAAGACCGGCCTGAAGGAGCGTGACTTCGAGGTGGTGTCGGGCGACGCCCAGACCAAGCTGAACGCCGTCATCAACGGGCAGGCCGACCTGCTGCTGGGCTATGTCATGGACCAGAGCATGAAGATCAAGGACGCCACCGGCAAGTCGGTGACGCCGATCCGCTTCGCCGATTACGGCGTCAACATGGTCTCGTCCGGCATCATCGCCAACACCGACACGCTGAAGAGCAACCCCGACCTCGTCCGCCGCTTCATGGCCGCCACCACCAGGGCGGTGGAGGAGGCCGAGAAGGCGCCAAAGGAGGCCGCGGCGGCGATCCTGAAGGCCAACCCGAAGGGCGGCAAGCCGGACACGCTTCAGGAAGGCTTCGAGCTGACCATCCCGCTCTACCGCACCAAGGAGACGGAGAAGCTGCGGCCCTTCCAGGTCACCGACGCCAACATGAAGGAGACGGTGGACCTGCTGGTCGAATATGGCGGGCTCGACGCCTCGGCCAAGGAGAACCCGAAGCGCTTCTACAGCCGCGACTTCCTGCCGCCCGACCCGGCCGCCGCCGCGGTGAACGCAGCGGCGAAGTAA
- a CDS encoding NAD(P)/FAD-dependent oxidoreductase translates to MSAPNPKFDFDIAVVGSGPAGLAAAALAASKGASVVLLDEQAEPGGQIYRAVTETPVRDRKVLGPDYWHGAELLGPLRDSGAVHWPGTTVWSVARPREDAGDGHRPIQIGLSRNGSAAMLTVRHVILATGALERPFPIPGWTLPGVLGAGAAQVLLKTSGLVPSGATVMAGSGPLLWLLAWQYLQAGARIDAILDTTPKQNWRAALPLLPGFLRSPYLGKGMKLMLDVRRKLTVIGNVTALRAEGDGALKSVVYTRNGTEHRLPADTLLLHQGVIPNLNLANATGCAQRWDGQQRCWRPTTDDWGATSVEGVSLAGDGAGIGGARAAEEAGRLAALDALHRLGRIGREQRDQSAVPVRTALDRALTGRAFLDTLYTPAEAFRVPADDTIVCRCEEITAGAVREAVRLGCSGPNQAKSFLRCGMGPCQGRLCGPTVTEVIAAERGVSPAEVGYYRLRPPVKPITLAELAALPKTAADIDAVFKH, encoded by the coding sequence ATGAGCGCCCCCAACCCCAAGTTCGATTTCGACATCGCCGTCGTCGGCTCCGGTCCGGCCGGTCTCGCCGCCGCGGCGCTGGCCGCGTCCAAGGGTGCCTCGGTCGTCCTGCTCGACGAGCAGGCGGAACCCGGCGGCCAGATCTACCGCGCCGTCACCGAAACCCCGGTGCGTGACCGCAAGGTGCTCGGCCCCGACTATTGGCATGGTGCCGAGCTGCTGGGTCCGCTGCGTGACAGCGGCGCCGTCCACTGGCCGGGCACCACGGTGTGGAGCGTCGCCCGCCCGCGCGAGGACGCGGGCGACGGACACCGCCCGATCCAGATCGGCCTGTCGCGCAACGGGTCGGCGGCGATGCTGACCGTGCGCCACGTCATCCTGGCGACCGGCGCGCTGGAGCGGCCCTTCCCGATCCCCGGCTGGACCCTGCCGGGCGTGCTGGGCGCCGGTGCGGCGCAGGTGCTGCTGAAGACCTCCGGACTCGTGCCGTCGGGCGCCACGGTGATGGCGGGCAGCGGTCCGCTGCTGTGGCTGCTGGCTTGGCAATACCTGCAAGCCGGTGCGCGGATCGACGCCATCCTCGACACCACGCCGAAGCAGAACTGGCGCGCCGCCCTGCCGCTGCTGCCCGGTTTCCTGCGCTCGCCCTATCTCGGCAAGGGCATGAAGCTGATGCTCGACGTGCGGCGCAAGCTGACCGTCATCGGCAACGTCACGGCCCTGCGCGCCGAGGGTGACGGCGCGCTGAAGAGCGTCGTCTACACCCGCAACGGCACCGAGCACCGGCTGCCCGCCGACACGCTCCTGTTGCACCAGGGTGTCATCCCCAACCTGAATCTCGCCAACGCCACCGGCTGCGCCCAGCGCTGGGACGGGCAGCAGCGCTGCTGGCGCCCGACCACCGACGACTGGGGCGCCACCTCGGTCGAGGGCGTGTCGCTGGCCGGCGACGGTGCCGGCATCGGCGGCGCCCGCGCGGCGGAGGAGGCCGGCCGCCTGGCGGCGCTCGACGCCCTGCACCGGCTCGGCCGCATCGGGCGGGAGCAGCGCGACCAGTCCGCCGTTCCGGTCCGCACAGCACTCGACCGCGCACTGACCGGCCGGGCCTTCCTCGACACGCTCTACACCCCGGCGGAAGCCTTCCGCGTGCCGGCCGACGACACCATCGTCTGCCGCTGCGAGGAGATCACCGCCGGCGCGGTGCGCGAGGCGGTGCGGCTCGGCTGCTCCGGCCCCAATCAGGCCAAGAGCTTCCTGCGCTGCGGCATGGGTCCGTGCCAGGGCCGGCTCTGCGGCCCGACGGTGACCGAGGTCATCGCGGCGGAGCGCGGCGTCTCCCCGGCGGAGGTCGGTTACTACCGGCTGCGCCCGCCGGTGAAGCCGATCACGCTGGCCGAGCTGGCAGCATTGCCGAAGACCGCCGCCGACATCGACGCCGTGTTCAAGCACTGA